Proteins from a genomic interval of Micropterus dolomieu isolate WLL.071019.BEF.003 ecotype Adirondacks linkage group LG16, ASM2129224v1, whole genome shotgun sequence:
- the LOC123985150 gene encoding protein bicaudal D homolog 1-like, with product MGRLLELQSELKHSRSTASNAQADNEHLGALLQELREQSNEMLELQRSRMREEIREYKFRESRLLQDYTELEEENISLQKLVSTLKQNQVEYEGLKHEIKVLEEESELLNSQLQDALRLKDISDSQLEEALESLKSEREQKNHLRRELVHHLSMCDVAYTGSAHLTFTSAPPSGNATPTTLLSPNVEESSRCNGHLQGGTGAGTAAGSVLRANGECREPGRKAEGQMTSDLFSELNLTEIKKLKQLLVTVEREKGALMTSLQQSQTQLQHTQGALTKQHEKVLRLSQKVIALRRLHPQASGMVHLNQEAHASATSHLNPEALMELDKDEEEVEEDVRTVEDKSETLNKGQLFSHQTPGLEILQCKYRVAVTEVVELKAEVKALHDRLAQCVEGEMEEKPRRNGQLQKLERQVASLEKSWREGQDKISSMELELQAALSAANESQGALNAAQEELVMLSEELAHLYHHVCLCNNESPNRVMLDYYRSDCSY from the exons ATGGGCCGCCTCCTGGAGCTTCAGTCGGAGCTGAAGCATAGCCGGTCAACTGCCTCTAACGCTCAGGCTGACAATGAACACCTGGGCGCACTGCTGCAGGAGCTGAGGGAG CAGAGTAATGAGATGTTGGAGCTGCAGCGCAGCCGGATGCGGGAGGAGATCAGGGAGTACAAGTTTCGAGAGTCACGGCTGCTCCAGGATTACACCGAGCTGGAGGAAGAAAACATCTCTCTGCAGAAACTTGTGTCAACACTCAAACAAAATCAG GTGGAATATGAAGGCCTGAAGCATGAGATCAAGGTTCTTGAGGAGGAGTCAGAGCTCCTAAACAGCCAGTTACAGGATGCACTGCGTTTGAAGGACATCTCAGACTCCCAGCTCGAGGAGGCACTGGAGTCTCTGAAGAGCGAGCGTGAGCAGAAGAACCACCTGCGCAGGGAGCTGGTCCACCACCTCAGCATGTGTGATGTCGCCTACACTGGTAGTGCCCACCTGACATTCACCTCAGCCCCACCTAGTGGAAACGCCACCCCAACCACTCTGCTCTCCCCAAACGTAGAAGAGTCATCAAG GTGTAACGGCCACCTCCAGGGGGGCACTGGAGCAGGGACAGCTGCAGGGTCAGTGCTCAGGGCTAATGGAGAGTGCAGAGAGCCAGGTCGGAAAGCTGAGGGACAGATGACATCAGACCTCTTCAGTGAGCTGAATCTGACAGAGATTAAGAAGCTCAAGCAGCTGCTGGTAACG GTTGAACGTGAGAAAGGAGCACTGATGACCAGCCTGCAGCAGTCCCAGACTCAGCTCCAACACACCCAGGGGGCACTGACCAAGCAGCATGAGAAGGTCCTCCGCCTTAGCCAGAAAGTCATTGCCCTCCGCCGCCTCCATCCACAGGCCAGTGGCATGGTCCACCTAAACCAGGAAGCACATGCCAGTGCCACCTCTCATCTTAATCCTGAGGCCCTGATGGAGCTGGACAAGGATGAAGAGGAGGTTGAAGAGGATGTAAGAACTGTGGAGGACAAGAGTGAGACACTAAACAAAGGACAATTATTTTCACACCAGACGCCAGGTCTGGAGATCTTGCAGTGCAAGTACCGTGTGGCTGTGACAGAGGTGGTGGAGCTTAAGGCAGAGGTGAAAGCCCTCCATGACAGACTGGCTCAGTGTGTAGAGGGAGAAATGGAGGAAAAGCCAAGGCGAAACGGTCAGCTCCAGAAGCTGGAGAGGCAGGTCGCCTCATTGGAGAAGAGCTGGCGAGAGGGACAGGATAAG aTTTCTAGCATGGAGTTGGAGTTGCAGGCAGCTCTATcagcagccaatgagagccAGGGGGCATTGAACGCAGCTCAAGAAGAGTTGGTGATGCTGAGCGAGGAGCTTGCCCATCTGTACCACCACGTCTGTCTATGCAACAATGAGTCCCCCAACCGTGTCATGCTGGACTACTACAGGTCTGACTGTTCTTATTAG